The Campylobacter concisus sequence AGCTGAACTCCATGGTGTATTTAGCTTATTAGTAGCACTTTGCGAGCCGTAGTTTTTCACATCTCCTATTAGTAATGCTTTTACTATTGCCATCTTTTTCCTATCAAAATTTAGCTTATTCTTAAATTATTTGCGTGAGTTAGTGCGATTGCGATAGCATCGGTGATATCAAGTGGTTTTATCTCTTTGTTTATACCTAAAATTTTCTTCACCATAAATGCCACTTGCTCTTTATCAGCTTTGGCCTTGCCAGTGACAGTTTTTTTTACCTGAAGTGGCGTATACTCGGCAAAATCACCATGAAGCTGTAAAATTTTAAGGCTAAGTGCTCCGCGAAACTGAGCAAGCTTTAAAACCGTTTTTGGATTATAAGCAAAAAA is a genomic window containing:
- the ruvC gene encoding crossover junction endodeoxyribonuclease RuvC produces the protein MVMKILGIDPGTKNCGYAILEKNKLKTTLLEAGLIKIKPNTLQYQITELCEGLDLIFKNHKFDEVAIEDIFFAYNPKTVLKLAQFRGALSLKILQLHGDFAEYTPLQVKKTVTGKAKADKEQVAFMVKKILGINKEIKPLDITDAIAIALTHANNLRIS